The Passer domesticus isolate bPasDom1 chromosome 22, bPasDom1.hap1, whole genome shotgun sequence genomic sequence GGTAGAACATTCTGAATTTAGCAGTGGGAAGGGGAGAGACTTGGTAAAAGATGTATTAGAAACTAGGAAAGTCCAGAGTTGTTCTTCCTTTGGTATATTCACACCAGGAAAAAATCCTGCATCCTGTAAATCAGGGAGTGTGGAAAGACAAGGTGCTGAGCTTGAGCTGACACTGTCGTGCTCTTGGCTTGGGCAGGCACTTTGTGTTCTCTGGGATGAGGTGCCAGACAGAAATCCtcagcaggaggaagcagctcagcCTTGGCTGTGTCTGTCTCTGCTGGTCACTAGAGCTGTGGTGGTTTGCTGATTCAGGCTGAGGTAGCAGATTCACCAGAAACCTGCTGGTTTTAGTGTTGGTGGGCAGAGAACAAGGGCAGCTTGTGTTGCTTTATTCAGACTGGTGAGCCTTGCCTCCTCCCCGCTGCTGCCCTCGCTGCAGGGTGGTTTgtggtgctgcagctgaggaAGCAGGACAGATAAGGCACAGCTCATGTTTCTGGGAATCCTGACCTCACTGCTGACAGGGAAGTGGTGTGCTCCCAGGACCTGGCAGATAAGATGCTGGGCTCCTTGTGCTtgctggagcccagggctggctcctgaggagctgccagcagccctttgtgGTTTGGGAATCAGCTGCTCTTTGCTCAGCTCCCTTCAAAGCCTCTGCACCCACGGCTGTGTTTAAAGTTGTGGATGGGGAAATGTTGTGCTGCTTTCATGGGCTGAGGAGAAGGGACACAGGCTggctcagggctgagccccttccaggCTGTTCCCCGGGGATGTTCCTCTGCTGACCTGCAGAAAAACTGGCCAGAGGGAGTTGGGGTGAGCTGGTTTCTCTAAATTAGTTAGAATTTCTGACTAATTCTTGGGGTGCTTGCAGGGAATTAGAGCCACGTCCCTGGgtcctgctggagccagtgccaGCAGTTCCAGAGTCCCAGCACGTGGGGACACCACGCTCTGCCACTTGCCATCCGTGCAGCAAACCAGAGGGTTTATTGCTGTAGCATTGTGCTTGTGGGCAATGGATGGAGGCTTTGTTACAGGTCTTTGAGAAAGAAATGTCTGCCAGGCTGCTGGTGAATGCCTTTTGTTTCATCCTGTGTTTGGAACCAGCAGTTTGTACCTGACAGCGTTCAGATTCTTGCTCTCTTTGCATTCCCTGGATGTACTGGAAATAAATTGTAGCATCCTGCCAagggagaggctgcagggggAATTAACAAACTTGTTCTGATTGCCTCACCCTTCAGCTTCATTTTCCTATACTTGTAGAGAGGGGATGTACAGCAGAgtattgtttgtttgtgtgtatAAAAATGCATGCATGCTTGGAACCAGCAACAACTCTTTCTCCCTCTTGCAGGCTGGAACTgagctctggaaaaacaaagtgGAGCTTGGAGCATGTGGCCTGAGGATTGCCTTGCACAGCCAGGGGTAGGAACTGACTGTTTCTCTTGGCTGCTTGGTCACAGATGAGCTAGTGGGACGATGCCTTTGTTCTCCAGAGTAGATAATTCTCTTATTTCTCTGTCAAATGCAGGTGTAGATGTTAATCCTGGCCTAGAAGGGATTAAGAGAGGGTTGCATTGAAATACAAACAAATGCTGTAGTTACATGTGGCTCAAAGGCACTGAAGTGGAATTTTTACTAATTCACTGACTTTTTCTGAGCTTTAAGGCTGTGCTGACCTTCCTTTCTTTGGGTTCTTTTGCACATTAATTTTCtacagagcccagcacagagctgagcaaATAACAGATAGCCAACAGCAGCAGGTTGTTTTCCCTTCCCTTGCAGGTGGTGGCCAAGCAGTGAGCAGGATGCCCCCAGGCATTTACTGCCCTACGGAATTCTGGTCCAAGggggaaaaccaaaacatccAGGTGGACTTTCTGCTGCCCACAGGCATATACTTGAACCTCTCAGTGCCCtgcaatgccagcctgggcaccatCAAGCAGGTAACAGCCTTCCAGCAGCTTTGGGTGCCAGTCTGGGCTAGGCCAGAGCTCTgcccccagcagcaggcactgagGATGAGAGTCAGAAGAGGGATGTGAAGTCATGTGAGAGTGCTGCCCACAGGGAGGGAGCATCCTTGGGAACTGGATAGTGTTGACAAGACTTGAGAAGCTCTTGGCTCCTGTCCTTGGCACCCTGACAGATTTCCTGTTACTGGGGGCAAGTTACTTAACCCAGTTTTGTTTCCAGTGTGGGTAATTGCTGTGTTTACAGGCCCAGAGTCAGCAGGTGCCTGCTGTGAGATGTTCAGGTGGGGGTGATTTAAGTGCTCAGGCTGAGGGATTGACACTGCCCGAAACAAGAGGAGAAAGGAAGTGATGAAAGGCAtctgcaaataaataaaaactgcCCAGCAGCCACCAGGCCTGGCTGAGGGCCAGGGGACTGtgaggaacctgggctgtgctctgccttAGCTGTGTGCTGGGTGACAGCAGCACGGTGAGGTGTGCGGGGTGAcagcagcaggtgacagcacagtgacagcagggtgacagcagcacagtgaggtgtgcagggtgacagcagcaggGTGACAGCAGCACAGTGAGGTGTGCAGGGTGACAGCACAGTGACAGCAGGGTGACAGCAGCACAGTGAGGTGTGCAGGGTGATGGCAGCACGGTGAGGGAGGGTGACAGTGTGCAAGGTGACAGAGGGAGGGTGACAGCAGCATGGTGATGGTGTGCAAGATGACAGCAGCACACTGAGGTGTGcagggtgacagcagcaggtgacagcacagtgacagcagcagggtgccagcagcagggtgaCAGCAGGGTGCCAGCGCAGTGGCAGCAGGTGACAATGGCAGCAGGTGCAGTGACAGCAGGGTGACAGCAGCATGGTGAGGTGTGCAGGGTGACAGTGgcacagtgacagcagcagggtggcagcagcagggtgaggtgtgcagggtgacagcagcaggtgacagcaggtGCCAgcgcagtggcagcagcaggtgaCAATGGCAGCGGGTGCAGTGCCAGCACGGTGGCAGCAGCACggtaaggtgtgcagggtgacAGCACGGTGATAGCAGGGTGCAGTGGCAGCGGGTGACAGCAGCATGGTGAGGTGTGCAGGGTGATGGCAGCAGGGTGACAgcacagtgacagcagcagggtGACAGCAGGGTGACAGCAGGGTGCCAgcgcagtggcagcagcaggtgaCAATGGCAGCGGGTGCAGTGCCAGCACGGTGGCAGCAGCACggtaaggtgtgcagggtgacAGCACGGTGACAGCAGGGTGCAGTGgcagcaggtgacagtggcagcagtgggtgcagtgacagcagggtggcagcagcatggtgaggtgtgcagggtggcagcagggtgacagcagggtgcagtggcagcaggtgacagcagcacagtaaggtgtgcagggtgacAGCAGCGGGTGCCAATGGCAGCGGGTGACAATGGCGCGGCTCCCGCAGGTGCTGTGGCGGCAGGCGCAGCACGAGCCGCTGTTCCACATGCTCAGCGGCCCCGAGGCCTACGTGTTCACGTGCATCAACCAGACGGccgagcagcaggagctggaggacgAGCAGCGCCGCCTCTGCGAcatccagcccttcctgcccGTGCTGCGCCTCGTGGCGCGCGAGGGCGACCGCGCCAAGAAGCTCATCAACTCCCAGATCAGCCTGCTCATCGGCAGGGGTCAgcctgacatggggacacggggggcttgggggggctctgggaggtTCTGGGTATTTCTGGGTGGCTCTGGGTGGTTCCAGGTGTCTctgggcagctccaggtggTTCCAGGTGGCTCTGGAGGCTCTCAGTGGCTCTATGTGGCTGTGGGTGGCTCTGGGTGGTTCTGGGCAGCTCCAGGTGTCTCTGGGTGTCTCTGGTTGTCTCTGGGTGTCTCTGGTTTGTTCTGGGTGGTTCCAGGTGGCTCTGTGTGgctctgcctggctctgggTGTCACACAGCCCgtcccagcagcctggctgcctgcagggctgtgctggcacgctggggcagcagcaggatccGTCTGCAGGGGATGCAGAAGGGGGGAcactgtgcagggccagggcaggtggTGCTGCCTGCTGGCACCACTGAGGGGACAGTGCCACTGCACGTTGTCCATCCCTCCAAGCTGGCAGCTGGGCTGACCCTGCTTGGGCCATGTGCTCAGGGAGACTTCCACAGACCCCTGAGGAACAGGCTCATTTCCCCCGCTGGCTGCAGACCCTTATTTGGCCTTCCCCTCCTGCTTTGCCCCAGGTTTGCACGAGTTTGACTCCGTGCAGGACCCCGAGGTGAGCGAGTTCCGCGCCAAGATGTGCCAGTTCTGCGAGGAGACGGCGGCCcggcggcagcagctgggctgggcagcctggATGGAGTACAACTTCCCCCTGCAGCTGGAGCCCGTGGCCAAGGGCCTCAGCTCGCTGCACATCCCCACCCAGAACATTTTTGTCAACATCAGGTTCCAGTCTGGCGGGGTAAAGCACAGAACTTTCCTGTCGCGGTGTGTGATGCTTTGTGCTGTTCCTTTGGAGGCTCTGAGCGTGTGGAGGCAGAGTTGTGTGTGCCTGGGCAGTGTTCCCATGTGCTCAGTGTCCATTCTCCAGCCTGGAGGTGCTTGGGGGGAGCTGCTCTCCCTCCTGCACTGGTGTGCTGGTtagctgggagctgagcttgCTGCCTGGCGTGGGCTGGGAACCtttttgggtttgggtgggaaagcagcacagaatccaGAGCCTGGCTCTCCTTTGGAAGCTCAGGAGCCTGCTCAGCAGGCACAGCTTGCAggcactgctctgtgctgcccctgctcctgcctgggctcACGTTCTGCCTGTTGTGCCTGGGCATGGAGCAGGGTCACCCTTGCAGAACAGCCTTCAGAGCAGTGAGCTGGAGCGTGGGGACCCTCCcagcctctgccctgctgctggaatGACTGGGGGAAGGTTCTGAATGGCTGGCAGCCACATGAACTGGTGATTCTGCTGAAAATTGAAGTTCCTGATTTCCAGCCTTGTGCTTACACTGCTGAAACTTGCTCAGCTTGGCAGGAACAATATCCCCACTTACCCTGATGTGTGTGACTTGCCTCCCATGCTGCTcctcagtgccagcagcactctgtgCCACGCCAGCCCCGTGCTGCTGCctgacatttgctgtgctgTTGGGGTTGCAGGAGAGCTTCATGTTCCAGATCTCCCCCTGGGACTTCCCCATCACCCTGATGAGCTATGCTGTTAAGAAACACGCCACGGTGTTCCGCCACGAGGCCGTGCACAGGCCAGAGGACTACACCCTGCAGGTGAATGGGAAATGTGAATTCCTCTATGGCAACTACCCCCTGCACCAGTTCCAGGTGAGCCTCGTGTCTTGCTTTATCAGGGACTGTTCCCACATGGCCTTCTCTTGTGGGGGCGTGGGCTGGGACGTGTTGAGAAGgagagagtgctgtttgcagcagtgcagcacaaaCTGGCAGCACCTGCATGCTGCCTAGGACAAGAGTGCTTCCAGCAACCTAACCAACCTTTATTTTTGGGGGCCAGTGGTCTGAGCCTGTTCCTGGGTGCCAAGTGCTGTGTAAATGCATTTACAGGCTGTGGTTCTGGAAATATCTGCTGGCTTGTATGGTGGGGTGAGGGCTCTCCCATTGAAAGTTGGGCAAGTGATCCTGAATCATGTGCTCctctggcagggcaggctgctgctgggagtgcTGAATCCTCCTCAGTGTTTTCCCTTAATGCAGCCATTTGAGCCCATTGATGAAATGCCAGCTATAAAAGGCACTTCATATTCTCAGCTCTGGCAGCAAGAGGCCGGCGAGTTGCAGGTTGATAAAGCAGGAGGAGATAATTGGGAGCTGGAATTGGATGGTGGCCGTGTCCTTGCCtgggtccctgcagggctggcggCTCTGAGGGTGGCCTGGCTGACCCTGTCCCCTCTCAGCACATCCGCAGCTGCCTGCAGCGGGGCCAGACCCCCCACCTGACCATGGTGCACTCCTCTGCCATCATTGCCATGAGGGACGAGCAGAGCAACTGCATCACCAGCCCCCCAAAGGCCGCCTGCAAGCCCCCCCCGCTCCCCAAGAAAAAGGTacaaggggacagggacccctggctcaccctgggtgctgctgggctgggctgggctggggcagcagtggGAGTTCCCTGCccttctcagggcagctggggaaCGGGGTGGGAATTTCCAGCCAGCCTTCCAGCCCcctccacagcctccctggctgtcccaggcTTCCTGTTCTTTGCTGTGGGGCCCAAAAGCACGGGATGGGAGATGAGTTCTGGTGCTGACTCGAGAGGCCTCTGTTGCATCTGTTTCTGATCAGGgcccttttctctttccagccAAACTATGGCTCTCTCTGGTCCTATGAGCAGCCCTTCTACATCGAGCTGGTGCAGGGCAGCAAGGTCAATGCTGACGAGAGAATGAAGGTGGGGCCTGACTCTGTCTGGGGTTTGTACCTGCGCCTTCCCAGTCACAGCCTCTCTGTGTGGGGGGCACAGTGGGGCTGGCACTGTGATCCCACCTGCTCCATTCAGCCCTTGGCAGTCCCTGACCTGCAGCACaagggatggggagggaggagggcagCCAGCAGCCCAGCCTTAGGAAAGCTGCTGCCCAGCaaagagagctgctgccctgagctaatggcactgggcagggcaAAGCCAGCTCTGGGAGGAGTGATGGGAGAGGTGGCGAGTGGCAgggggaaggcagcaggcagcagaggcCTGGCATGTGTGGGGTGTTTGCCATGAAGGGGGAAATGAGGAGaaggggagcagctgccctttgggaaaagcaagaaaatgccACATTAACCAATATGCAAGTGTGCACGAAGGGAGAAGATAACAGTGCCCTCACTGAAGCTGAGTAAGAGAGGGATTTCAGAACTGAGTGAGTTGGGAAAGGGGCAGGAGATGAGAAggggagggcaggagaaggagagggcaggagaaggagagggcaggagaaggagagggcaggagaagagaaggggagggcaggagaagagaaggagagggcaggagaaggagagggcaggagaagagaaggagagggcaggagaagagaaggagagggcaggagaagagaaggagagggcaggagaagagaaggagagggcaggagaagagaaggagagggcaggagaaggggagggcaggagaaggagagggcaggagaaggagagggcaggagaagagaaggggagggcaggagaagagaaggagagggcaggagaaggagagggcagaagaaggagagggcaggagaaggagagggcaggagaagagaaggagagggcaggagaagagaaggggagggcaggagaaggggagggcaggagaaggagagggcaggagaaggagagggcaggagaaggagagggcaggagaagagaaggggagggcaggagaagagaaggagagggcaggagaaggagagggcaggagaagagaaggagagggcaggagaagagaaggggagggcaggagaaggggagggcaggagaaggggagggcaggagaaggggagggcaggagaaggagagggcaggagaagagaaggagagggcaggagaaggagagggcaggagaagagaaggagagggcaggagaagagaaggagagggcaggagaagagaaggagagggcaggagaagagaaggagagggcaggagaagagaaggagagggcaggagaagagaaggggaggcaggagaaggggagggcaggagaagagaaggagaggcaggagaaggagagggcaggagaaggagaggcaggagaaggggaggcaggagaagagaaggagagggcaggagaagagaaggagagggcaggagaagagaaggggaggcaggagaaggagagggcaggagaaggcgagggcaggagaaggagaggcaggagaaggCGAGGGCTGCCTGTCCCGTTCCCTGGGGCACACCAGGCTGTAACTCCCCGTGTCTCActgtgctgccctgctctggcccAGCTGGtggtgcaggcagggctgttCCACGGCGCCGAGATGCTCTGCAAGACCGTGTCGAGCTCGGAGGTGAGCGTGTGCTCGGAGCCCGTGTGGCGGCAGCGCCTGGACTTCGACATCAGCGTCTGCGACCTGCCGCGCATGGCCCGCCTCTGCCTGGCGCTCTACGCCGTCATCGAGAAGGCCAAGAAGGCTCGCTCCACCAAGAAGAAGTCCAAGAAGGCTGTAAGTGaagccagcccagggctgagctcagggcacGGTCCTGAGCCCGTGCACGTGGCTCTCAAAGCCTCAGGTTGATGAAACGGCTCgcggggccctgggcagggactccttcagcagaagggagctgggaatggctgcCTGTAAGAAAGGCTGTTTTTATGTAATTTCTTCTCTAGAAAGGTCATTGAGAAACATGCCCAGCATGCCTGACCCAAAGAGGAATCACTTATCTCGGTGCCCCTGGTTCGCTCTCCTGCAACTTCCCTGTTTTGTAGTTGAGGTTAAACCATCATCTCCGTTGCATTTTCTTTCTAACAAGGTCCTTCCTGCAAGTCCCCAGTGGAGCAAATTACCAGCTAGGGAGGGAGAATTTACTGAGGAATGCAAACATTGATTATGGCAAAGCATTAGGCAAGGTAAAACTAAAGTGCGGATTCCTCAAGGTCACTGTCCAGGTGTtgcaaactgaccatagaaagTGTTAAACCACCTTGGAAGATCTTGATTTGAGCATCTTAATCAGGTGCTTTTTCACTTTCCAAAACTCCTGTCCCATTAATAATTTAGTAACTAAAAGCAGATCCAGCTGCAGCCTTCAGTGGAATTGCTGATTTCCCAGAGTTGTAACGTAAGCCTCAAGCTCTGTTCTTGTGAGCAGCAAAGGCATTTGTGCCTCTGCAGATTGTTGTTTCTGTGACCACAAGGGCTGTTCCCGTGCCTTAAGGAGAGGGTTGCTCATGCCACCTGTGCTGGAGTGCAGAGCAATGAGGCACTGCTGAGCGTGGTGCAGGAGATTTCAGTtctgctctctcctggctgctgggggtTCTGAGCTTTGCTGTGCTGACATCAGTGGGGTtctcagggctgctgggcactcCTGTCTGGGAGCCACAGCCAGCTCATCAATCCTGCTTGTGGGGACCAAGTTCTGGGTTGAAGGCTTTGGACTGGAAACATTTTGAGGCCAGGATCAGGATTAACAGTTTAttgttgggtttcttttttatttaggAATAGCAGAACCCCAGCTCTTGCTGGAGGCTTTTGTTGGACAGATCTGATTCATCCACGGGCTGGATGCTTGTGGTCACACTGGAATAATTTTCAGTTTGGAAGCAGTCAGAAGGAAATCTTGCTGTTCTGATTGACAAAACAGAGCCAGTCTGTTTAGCTGAGCTGTTAAGAGGATCTTATTCATCTTTTTCCCCATGGTGAGCTACAGCTCTGAGTGAAGTGCccagaaataatttcaaattctTGGTAAGGGCATTTTACAGAGTGcaccctgattttttttttgtttgtttgttttgattgtcaGTTTTTTCTTTACTCAGAGGTTAATTCCATCCATGTTGTTTATATGCAGACTGTCCAGAGCAGATAGGTGGGACTACATCATTTACTACACAAAAGCAGGCATGTTTGCAGGCTGACTGCATGAGTCAGAGGGTTAATGTCACCCAGAGGGTTGGCTTTCAGTGTTTCTCTTAAATCATGCAGGAGATGGCTGTCTTTAGAATGCTGGATCCTGGATTTGCTGGACCTTATCCACCAGAAATCTTGCCTTgtgttttggcaggctctgagCTGTGCTTAGATGTCATTTACTCTGTTAGAAAAGGTtattgctgctgctggtgttttATTTGGCTTTTCCCTGTTGTCTGGAAGCTGATGTCTCGAATGTGATTTCACTGAAGATATTTGGAGTAATCAAATCAGCTCCAAGCTTGTGAGAGGCAGCTTGGGGTGACTCATTTTGTCACCCCAAAGTGAGGTGGGAAGtggggctctgtcacctcccccagtgctggggtgtTCTGTGGGGCAAGGCTGCCCGTCTGCAATGCCCCAGTGGAACCAGATGTGTCTCTGTGGCTCTGTTTGGGGTGCCTCAGTGCAGAATTTCTCCTTTAACCCTTTCCCAGTTGTGTTCTGTGCTTGAGCCTGCTGTGATCTGAGCTCTGAGTGCTCGAGTGTTCCATCTGGGGAACCTGACTGCAGGAGAGCTGAGCTCACTCGTGGAACGTgtgtctgctctggggctgggagctggctgaGGGCAGGGGATGGGTTCTTGTCTTGGCCATGTCCCAGCCACTTCACTTGCTGGAGTCTCCCTCCTCCAAAACCAGGCTGGGTTGGATTtgtggggtttattttgggGGTGTGGTGAGGGATTGGCAGCATAAAGTTTGATTTCTATAGATAGTGTTTATTATTGTACAAAGAAGCCAAGccttttttcctattttgaGCTATTTCTAGCATCCTTAGTCTCCTTTTCCAAAATCCTGCCTACTCCGTGTTCCCTCTTTCAAAAGTAAAGTTCTTCTCCCTCCCCTCAAGTTgtgaaatatattaaatatgtaATAGTTCCCTCAAATACTGAGGGTAGAGTAGCAAGGCCTCATTGGAAAATTAGAGATTGTTCAGCTCTGCCCAGTATCAGGTGAATACCTCTGTGGGGAGCCTTGGGCGCCATCCAGCACCACAAAGGAGCCCAGGTGCTGGCGGGTGCCCGGTGCCACCTGGCAGTCAGGTGTGGAGGGTTCACAGGCAgggtgtgctgtgcagggctgtgtgcctgcagggcagggcagggcacggTGCTCTCTCTGCAGGACTGCCCCATCGCCTGGGCCAACGTGATGCTCTTCGACTACAAGGACCAGCTGAAAACGGGGGAGTGCTGCCTGCACATGTGGTCCTCCTTCCCAGGTAGGGCCCGGCAGGgcgctgctgccctgggcacccccagcctccccacaggctctgctctgtgccctggTGGCAGCTGGAGCCCTGCCCGGGCGCGGCTTTGctgagcctggctctgctgagCCTGGCTTTGCTGAGCCTGGCTTTGCGGTGTGACCCGAGAGGTGGCTGCTCACCTGAGGATGCCCCTGACTGAGGGCTCGGGAGGGTggccaggcagtgcccagggacagcccctgctctgctttctgcACCAAAGCTTGGCGAGGCTTGGGCTCACGGGTTTTGTGTGCTGTGTTTTTCAGATGAGAAAGGGGAACTTCTGAACCCCATGGGCACAGTGCAGTGCAACCCCAACACTGAGAGTGCAGCAGCCCTGGTCATCTGCTTCCCCAGCGtggcagcacatcctgtgtactACCCATCCTTTGAGCAGGTGGGGCACAGGCACATTTTGGGAATTCCCTCACTGTCCCTTCCAGTGGGGAACCTCtggggcagccatcaccaggcACTGGTGCAAGCAAACTTGACTACTAGATATTGTTAACTGaaaatttcactttttcctCTCACCTAATGGACCTTTGGGTGAATACTTTCCCGAGCTATGAATTACTGAAGAAATAGATGAGCATTTGTTTAGAAAATGGGTTTAACTGATCTGCCTTCAGTCTGCATCAGGCTCTGTAGGAAGGAAGGGGAATAAAGGGGAAATGAGTGAAGGCAGGCAGCTCCCTCCCTTTCAGCAGGGTGATAGCAGCCATGTGTGAGCTGGAGATTTTCCATCTGTCACTGCAACTGGAGGAAGAAATGTGCCTGTTCCAGGGGGGAGGGAGGTCTGTCTGTGCCCCCAGGAGCAGGGTCTGGCccgggggctgtgccaggcagaaaGGGGAGCCCGGGGAGGTGACAGTGACTGACCTCCAGTGAAGGCAGCATGAAGTGATGGTGCCTGCACTGacagaggagctgagagccttcCTCACCCTCTCTGTTTGtgccccagctgctggagttgGGGAGGAATGGAGAACAGCCCCGAGCTGCCCCAGAAGATTCCGAGGAGGTGAGACTCCTGGCCCCAGTTTTCAGCTGGTTTCATGGGCTGGTTGCTCCCCCTTGCCCTCCATCCCTTTTCACCCAGCTgggtgctgccccagccccggctgAGCCCGGGCGTGCTCCTGCTgtgcagaagctgcagctgaaggagatCCTGGAGCGCCGCAGCCACACGGAGCTGTACGAGCACGAGAAGGACCTGGTGTGGAAGATGAGGTTCGACATCCGCGACCAGTACCCGCAGGCCCTGGCCAAGCTGCTCGTCATCACCAAGTGGAACAAGCACGAGGATGTCGCCCAGGtgagcaggctggggctgccagcagggctcctgctctgctccatctcTGTGCCCACGTTCCTGAGCTGTGTTTGGGAGCCCAGCTCCGCAGGGGTGTTTCAGTTTTCTCAGGGACGTTCCCAGCTGGGGTCTGGCTCTTCTGGGCTCTGTTTGGTTCTGGGGGCTGTCCCAGATTTGTTACTGGCCAGCAAGGTCTTGTTTATGCCTTCAAGAAACTAGaggcaaaaaaaatctgtataattcttggggaaaaaagataTCTGGATTGAATTTTCCTAAATAATAGTAAGAGATCAGCACAAGCCCCCTCAATGGATCTGGTTTTGACCTGCTATCTGCAAACTTGCTGTGAGGCATCTATAAATAGTGGCCCCCCTGTAAGGAGCTGCTCTTTCATCAGTAGAATTTCAGATTTACATCCATTGTCATAAAAGCCTTGTTCCTTTTTTTAGCTATTTTCTTTTTGGTCATCACAGATGATTTCCCTGCTTCAGACCTGGCCAGAGCTGCCTGTCCTGAATGCCTTGGAGCTGCTGGATTTCAGCTTTCCTGACCGTTATGTTGGCTCCTTTGCCATCAACTCCCTGAAGAAGCTGACGTaagtgctgtccccagggagagGCAGAGCCCTTCTGTTTctgctcaggctgctgaggggctgtgagcaggggcagCCGTGTCTCTGCAGCGGGCACAGGAACAGCTGTGGCACCGAGGACAGGGCTGTGTTTCATGTTTCCTTTCTGTCCCCAGGGATGATGACGTGTTCCAGTACCTGCTGCAGCTCGTCCAGGTGCTCAAGTACGAATCCTACCTAGACTGTGAATTAACCAAGTTCCTGCTGGAAAGGGCATTGTCCAACCGCAAGATCGGCCACTTCCTCTTCTGGCATCTGAGGTGAACAGCAAatcttttgggctttttctcAAAAATCAAGGGCAACCAGCATTTACTGAGCCCTTCATTGCTCTGTGATGTGGGAACTGCTACTTTTTACCTCGGGTGACTCAAAAGAATTATCCCAGGAGGACACAATATTGGCtttatattaatttctttttgtcttttgtcaTTGTAGTGTTTGGGTTAGGTTCTGTTTCCAGAATTTACATATATTTGTGACTATACACACACGTACCTCTGAGCTGGAATTTGCTTTGGCCACCTGCCAGCTCTGAGCCATAAGCTCTGAGCTGTTCTTGCTCCCCAGGTGATGTCCTCAAAGGAGGGGTTGGGGGCTGAGTCACGCAAAAGATGTTTCATCCCCTCAAGCAATGGTTTTCCTCCATCACCTTCTGGGGTGGGGGCATTTTTTGTCCTCCCCCATTCCACAGGTGCTGTGGCTCCCCGTGGCtgctggaggggacagggggtggccctgcagtgccccagccctgctgtcagccagccctgccctgaccctgctgc encodes the following:
- the PIK3CD gene encoding phosphatidylinositol 4,5-bisphosphate 3-kinase catalytic subunit delta isoform, with protein sequence MPPGIYCPTEFWSKGENQNIQVDFLLPTGIYLNLSVPCNASLGTIKQVLWRQAQHEPLFHMLSGPEAYVFTCINQTAEQQELEDEQRRLCDIQPFLPVLRLVAREGDRAKKLINSQISLLIGRGLHEFDSVQDPEVSEFRAKMCQFCEETAARRQQLGWAAWMEYNFPLQLEPVAKGLSSLHIPTQNIFVNIRFQSGGESFMFQISPWDFPITLMSYAVKKHATVFRHEAVHRPEDYTLQVNGKCEFLYGNYPLHQFQHIRSCLQRGQTPHLTMVHSSAIIAMRDEQSNCITSPPKAACKPPPLPKKKPNYGSLWSYEQPFYIELVQGSKVNADERMKLVVQAGLFHGAEMLCKTVSSSEVSVCSEPVWRQRLDFDISVCDLPRMARLCLALYAVIEKAKKARSTKKKSKKADCPIAWANVMLFDYKDQLKTGECCLHMWSSFPDEKGELLNPMGTVQCNPNTESAAALVICFPSVAAHPVYYPSFEQLLELGRNGEQPRAAPEDSEEKLQLKEILERRSHTELYEHEKDLVWKMRFDIRDQYPQALAKLLVITKWNKHEDVAQMISLLQTWPELPVLNALELLDFSFPDRYVGSFAINSLKKLTDDDVFQYLLQLVQVLKYESYLDCELTKFLLERALSNRKIGHFLFWHLRSEMHVPAVSLRFGLILEAYCRGSTHHMKVLMKQGEALNKMKALNDFVKVSSQKATKPQTKEMMHMCMKQETYREALSHLQSPLNPNIILAEVCVDQCTFMDSKMKPLWIVFNNEETGRGGVGIIFKNGDDLRQDMLTLQMIQLMDILWKQEGLDLRMTPYGCLSTGDKTGLIEVVMHSDTIANIQLNKSNMVATAAFNKDALLNWLKSKNPGDALEQAIEEFTLSCAGYCVATYVLGIGDRHSDNIMVRETGQLFHIDFGHFLGNFKTKFGINRERVPFILTYDFVHVIQQGKTNNNEKFERFRGYCERAYMILRRHGLLFLHLFALMKAAGLPELSCSKDIQYLKDSLALGKTDEEALKHFRVKFNEALRESWKTKVNWLAHNVSKDNRQ